The proteins below are encoded in one region of Pelagibacterium flavum:
- a CDS encoding cytochrome c biogenesis CcdA family protein, whose amino-acid sequence MEFSSIGIATAFAAGVVSFLSPCVLPLVPGYISYVAGRTISPDGIAADTEFRAAGRTLGLSLCFVLGFTTVFVILGASATVLSRLLRMYLFEANLIGGGIVIVFGLFTTGLVPMPWLNREARFHANPGSGSAGAAYLLGLAFAFGWTPCIGPVLGAILTLSAANATVASGTTLLAVYSLGLGLPFILAALFMRGFMARMMSMRRTGRVLKIVAGGVMVVMGIAMITGHLSSFAIWLLQTFPALGRIG is encoded by the coding sequence ATGGAGTTCTCCAGCATCGGAATAGCGACGGCTTTCGCCGCTGGCGTCGTATCCTTCCTGTCGCCCTGCGTTCTGCCGCTGGTGCCGGGCTATATTTCCTACGTCGCAGGCCGCACGATTAGCCCAGACGGAATTGCGGCCGATACAGAATTCAGGGCAGCGGGCCGAACTCTCGGCCTCAGCCTCTGCTTCGTGCTCGGCTTCACGACCGTGTTCGTCATCCTTGGGGCCAGCGCCACCGTGTTGAGCCGGCTCTTGCGCATGTATCTTTTCGAAGCGAACCTGATTGGCGGAGGGATCGTTATCGTCTTCGGCCTATTCACGACCGGCCTCGTACCAATGCCCTGGCTCAATCGTGAAGCCCGGTTCCATGCCAATCCGGGCAGCGGAAGCGCTGGGGCCGCTTATCTCCTGGGTCTCGCTTTTGCGTTCGGCTGGACTCCCTGCATCGGACCAGTGCTAGGTGCGATTCTGACCCTCTCCGCTGCCAACGCCACGGTTGCAAGCGGAACGACGCTGCTCGCCGTCTATTCCCTGGGCCTTGGCCTCCCTTTCATCTTGGCCGCTTTGTTCATGCGCGGGTTCATGGCTCGGATGATGTCGATGCGCCGCACTGGCCGCGTGCTCAAAATCGTCGCTGGTGGGGTGATGGTGGTGATGGGCATCGCCATGATCACCGGCCATCTCTCCAGCTTTGCGATATGGCTGCTCCAGACCTTCCCGGCCCTCGGCCGCATCGGCTAA
- a CDS encoding tripartite tricarboxylate transporter TctB family protein, with amino-acid sequence MLARVHHDIPIALLLMAFSAGAYGATARFESIALYPRALILVLSTFAAVVLIDGIRKSVRLRQDKPVTTAPDETGYTPVAMARPLVVLAATALYVWSLPFAGFWLSTAVFVASVAKLIGLVGVIRPLAVSLGFTVFAYLLFAWQLGVPLPRGVVF; translated from the coding sequence ATGCTGGCCCGTGTGCATCACGACATCCCAATTGCCCTGCTGCTTATGGCTTTTAGTGCTGGAGCGTATGGGGCAACTGCACGATTTGAATCGATCGCCCTCTATCCTCGAGCCCTTATCTTGGTTCTTTCCACTTTCGCCGCTGTGGTGCTCATCGATGGAATCCGAAAGTCGGTGAGACTGCGCCAGGACAAGCCGGTGACTACCGCCCCCGACGAGACTGGATACACGCCCGTTGCCATGGCCCGGCCTCTAGTCGTTTTGGCAGCCACAGCGCTCTATGTTTGGTCGCTTCCATTTGCCGGTTTCTGGCTATCAACCGCGGTCTTTGTTGCCAGCGTAGCCAAACTCATAGGGCTTGTGGGTGTCATACGTCCGCTCGCTGTCTCTTTGGGATTTACGGTGTTTGCCTACCTTCTTTTCGCCTGGCAGCTTGGCGTGCCTTTGCCCCGTGGCGTGGTGTTCTAG
- a CDS encoding cation transporter, translated as MSNQSKGSATSSEKSEQWALAWVLAINTAQAAIVGGLGWWAQSTGLMGSALDNLGDAGVYAISLFVVGRGLAAKVRVARLSGILLMVFAGLLLFEVGRRFFTGSDPIGPVMIAVAIASALTNMICMWFLKSHREGGVHLQASWIFTTNDMLVNSAIAVSGLAVILFSSPYPDLIIGLGVVVVVVRSGLEILEKAGEAGNEGK; from the coding sequence ATGAGTAATCAGTCCAAGGGCAGTGCCACTTCATCCGAGAAGAGCGAACAATGGGCGCTCGCATGGGTGCTTGCGATCAATACGGCCCAGGCAGCCATTGTGGGGGGATTAGGGTGGTGGGCTCAGTCAACAGGATTGATGGGCTCTGCACTCGATAATCTTGGCGATGCCGGTGTCTACGCTATTAGCCTTTTCGTCGTAGGTCGCGGTTTGGCGGCGAAGGTTCGAGTTGCCCGGCTGTCGGGTATCCTTCTGATGGTTTTCGCTGGCCTTCTTCTATTTGAAGTCGGTCGTCGCTTCTTCACTGGCTCCGATCCGATAGGGCCGGTCATGATTGCCGTGGCAATCGCGAGCGCGCTTACGAATATGATCTGCATGTGGTTCCTGAAATCTCATCGGGAAGGCGGCGTGCATCTGCAAGCCTCATGGATTTTCACGACAAACGACATGCTCGTGAACTCAGCCATCGCTGTTTCTGGTCTCGCCGTAATTCTTTTCAGCTCGCCCTATCCGGATCTGATCATTGGTCTGGGTGTGGTTGTTGTCGTTGTCAGAAGCGGCTTGGAAATCCTTGAGAAGGCCGGCGAAGCTGGAAACGAAGGAAAGTAA
- a CDS encoding SCO family protein, with protein sequence MSGIKLFRLVTWVAVAVVGGLFIGLSVSKPWQQQTAAVASSTGIAAIGGPFQLISHQGETIGNAALAGKPYLAFFGFTHCPDVCPTTLYELSDLMNELGPAADQFNVLFFTVDPERDTQELLSQYMTAFDDRILALRGNRQETDAVVKAFAAYARKVPLEGGEYTMDHTAGVYMMDAESQFVGTLDMHEPREIRLQKLRRLAGEIG encoded by the coding sequence ATGAGCGGCATCAAACTCTTCCGTCTCGTTACCTGGGTTGCTGTCGCCGTCGTCGGAGGGCTTTTCATCGGCTTGTCAGTATCCAAGCCTTGGCAGCAGCAAACTGCGGCGGTCGCGTCTTCGACAGGCATCGCAGCTATCGGCGGCCCGTTCCAGCTCATATCTCATCAAGGCGAGACAATCGGCAATGCCGCGCTGGCTGGAAAGCCTTATCTCGCCTTCTTCGGCTTCACCCATTGTCCCGATGTGTGTCCGACCACGCTCTACGAACTCAGCGATCTCATGAACGAGCTCGGGCCGGCAGCCGACCAGTTCAACGTACTGTTCTTCACAGTCGATCCCGAACGGGACACCCAAGAACTGCTGTCTCAATACATGACAGCCTTTGATGATCGCATCCTCGCATTGCGGGGAAATCGACAGGAAACGGACGCCGTGGTGAAGGCCTTTGCGGCCTACGCGCGAAAAGTGCCTCTGGAGGGGGGCGAATACACGATGGATCACACCGCAGGCGTCTACATGATGGATGCCGAGAGCCAATTCGTCGGCACGCTCGACATGCACGAGCCGCGAGAGATTCGATTGCAGAAGCTCCGCCGCCTGGCGGGCGAGATTGGCTGA
- a CDS encoding flavin-containing monooxygenase, giving the protein MNRSPRQLFESHGSGEIDVLVIGAGQAGLAAGYYLARTELSFLIVDRHARIGDSWRRRYDSMTLFTPRAFSSLPGLALDGDPDGYPTRDEFANYLETYASQFDLRVHSENGVARLERGADERFTAQLDDGRHVVATAVIVATGAFQKPIIPTIAAGFNNAVAQLTPESYHNPGDLPPGTVLVVGDGASGRDIAAELALTHDVLLAVGRSRRLFPERILGKSTWWWLHTLGLMRARPESAIGRLMRRADPFPDRDRSLDDLERRGVGVAKRLVSSQDRFAFFADGSNRVVDSVIWCIGYRDDSAWLQIPGSTHPNGSFMQEGGLAPVPGLFHLGRPWQRNRASALVMGAGEDASVVVAACLKFCAGRDYSMT; this is encoded by the coding sequence ATGAACAGAAGTCCTCGCCAGCTATTCGAGAGCCATGGTTCGGGGGAAATAGACGTTCTGGTGATCGGCGCGGGTCAAGCGGGTCTCGCAGCCGGTTATTACCTTGCCAGAACAGAGCTTTCATTCCTGATCGTTGATCGCCACGCCCGCATCGGCGACAGTTGGCGCCGTCGCTACGATTCCATGACGTTGTTTACCCCGCGCGCATTCAGTTCGCTGCCTGGTCTTGCGCTCGACGGGGACCCGGACGGCTACCCAACGCGAGACGAGTTTGCGAACTATCTCGAAACCTACGCCAGCCAGTTCGACCTACGGGTGCATTCTGAAAATGGTGTGGCTCGGCTCGAACGCGGGGCTGATGAGCGGTTCACCGCGCAACTCGATGATGGCAGACACGTGGTCGCCACGGCGGTAATCGTCGCGACGGGTGCGTTTCAGAAACCAATAATCCCAACGATTGCTGCCGGCTTCAACAATGCGGTCGCTCAACTGACACCGGAAAGTTATCATAATCCCGGTGATCTCCCGCCTGGCACGGTCCTTGTTGTCGGGGATGGAGCAAGCGGGCGCGACATCGCAGCTGAGCTGGCTTTGACCCATGACGTGCTGCTTGCGGTTGGGCGCAGCCGCCGACTCTTTCCAGAACGCATTCTCGGCAAGAGTACATGGTGGTGGCTGCACACATTGGGCTTGATGAGAGCAAGGCCCGAATCCGCGATAGGACGCCTGATGCGGCGCGCGGACCCCTTTCCTGACAGGGATCGCAGCCTTGACGACTTGGAACGAAGGGGCGTAGGCGTCGCAAAACGCTTGGTCTCTTCACAAGACCGCTTCGCATTCTTTGCCGATGGATCGAACCGGGTGGTCGATTCCGTCATCTGGTGCATTGGATATCGAGATGATAGCGCATGGCTCCAGATTCCAGGCAGTACGCATCCCAACGGAAGCTTTATGCAAGAGGGCGGGCTAGCTCCAGTACCCGGCCTTTTTCATCTAGGTCGCCCATGGCAGCGGAATCGTGCTTCAGCCCTCGTGATGGGCGCAGGTGAAGATGCTTCCGTAGTTGTCGCCGCGTGTCTGAAATTTTGCGCCGGCCGCGACTATAGCATGACGTGA
- a CDS encoding hydroxyacid dehydrogenase — protein MSYTILVTAPSLHPAGLKQLQARGCSVDFIDLDIGAPELHAKLAARPYDGIISRTVRLSAEGFDACPSLAAVSRHGVGLSNVDVGAASERNIAVFHTPGANAQAVAEYTFALLLACVRRIVRFDGSVRSGQWTRTGDGTQLQGKTIGLVGFGRIARKVAQLARSFEMKVIAFDPAMERGWDGDVEIFDSLNDMLKSCAVLSLHCPAKLGAPPIIGRAELYELPRGSVVINTARGELIDEMALYNALETGQVAGAGLDTFAVEPVASDNPLLSHPNTVVSPHIAGSTPEALAAMARGSVENLLSYLDLISGRPATMSAQALASACVNTVVCNKAINGRPATAHTKGSGR, from the coding sequence ATGAGCTACACCATTCTGGTCACTGCACCATCATTACACCCAGCCGGTTTGAAGCAGTTGCAAGCCCGCGGGTGCAGCGTCGATTTCATCGATCTGGACATTGGCGCGCCAGAACTTCACGCAAAATTGGCGGCACGCCCCTATGACGGCATCATATCAAGGACTGTGAGACTTAGTGCGGAAGGTTTTGATGCCTGTCCCTCCCTCGCAGCCGTATCGCGCCACGGCGTAGGCTTGAGTAACGTCGATGTCGGCGCGGCAAGCGAACGCAATATTGCGGTTTTTCATACGCCTGGCGCTAACGCCCAGGCTGTAGCGGAATACACCTTTGCTCTCTTGCTGGCCTGTGTGCGCCGGATTGTTCGGTTCGATGGATCAGTGCGCAGTGGGCAGTGGACGAGAACGGGCGACGGCACTCAGTTGCAGGGGAAGACGATCGGACTTGTCGGCTTTGGCCGCATTGCCCGAAAGGTCGCTCAATTGGCCCGTTCATTCGAAATGAAGGTCATTGCCTTTGACCCTGCAATGGAGCGTGGCTGGGATGGAGATGTCGAGATCTTCGATTCTCTGAACGACATGCTTAAGAGTTGCGCAGTGTTGAGCCTTCATTGCCCAGCAAAACTGGGCGCGCCGCCAATTATCGGTAGGGCCGAGCTTTATGAATTGCCGAGAGGATCGGTGGTGATCAACACCGCACGTGGTGAGTTGATCGATGAGATGGCGTTGTACAACGCCTTAGAAACCGGGCAGGTCGCAGGGGCAGGACTCGATACATTCGCAGTTGAGCCTGTTGCATCGGACAATCCGCTATTGAGCCATCCCAACACGGTCGTTTCGCCCCACATCGCAGGATCCACGCCCGAAGCGCTCGCGGCAATGGCGCGGGGGTCGGTCGAAAATCTTTTGAGCTATCTCGATCTTATATCAGGAAGGCCGGCTACTATGAGCGCGCAAGCGTTGGCATCGGCGTGCGTCAACACAGTTGTCTGTAACAAGGCGATAAATGGCCGTCCTGCCACTGCGCATACAAAAGGTTCTGGCCGTTGA
- the fabA gene encoding bifunctional 3-hydroxydecanoyl-ACP dehydratase/trans-2-decenoyl-ACP isomerase, with translation MFDPRSFHTPQSSYTRQELLKSASGGYFGPGNAQLPAPPMLMMDRITEISLGGGAFSKGHVIAELDIAPDLWFFDCHFPGDPVMPGCLGLDAMWQIIGFWLGWSGSPGKGRASGVGEVKFRGQILPETRRVRYEVDIRQARRGKLVVGTGDGRVLADGAPGYVAKDMKVSLIPPAV, from the coding sequence GTGTTTGATCCTAGGTCGTTCCATACGCCGCAGTCTTCCTACACCAGGCAAGAACTGCTTAAATCCGCATCTGGCGGCTATTTCGGGCCGGGCAACGCTCAGTTGCCGGCACCCCCAATGCTCATGATGGACCGCATCACCGAAATCAGCCTGGGGGGCGGAGCTTTCAGCAAAGGGCATGTCATTGCTGAATTGGATATCGCACCCGATCTCTGGTTCTTTGACTGCCATTTCCCGGGCGATCCTGTGATGCCGGGATGCCTGGGGTTGGACGCGATGTGGCAGATCATCGGCTTTTGGCTTGGATGGTCCGGCTCTCCCGGCAAAGGCCGCGCCTCGGGCGTGGGCGAGGTCAAGTTCAGGGGCCAGATACTGCCGGAAACACGGCGCGTGCGGTATGAGGTTGATATCCGTCAGGCCCGGCGCGGCAAACTCGTTGTAGGGACCGGCGACGGCCGAGTGCTGGCGGACGGTGCTCCAGGCTATGTTGCCAAAGATATGAAGGTAAGTCTCATTCCCCCTGCCGTCTGA
- a CDS encoding TetR/AcrR family transcriptional regulator, which produces MTSSFPFVNELNSVQHIRENAALGKVRNLIEAAEAELIAGHGQFEMQAVAKRAHVSVGLAYHHFGSKAGLIAAVVEAFYQRLDEAVFSNIKWPSESWAERERGRIGAYIAFHYADPFALLVIGSMSRAPEVLDVEKAFTDRQLAAGARMLDEARRLGVISDDADPHLTIAMMIGGIRQAVVGALMQDPRPDPENLTNDIWAFMSAALRLTKGKSSV; this is translated from the coding sequence TTGACATCAAGCTTTCCGTTTGTCAATGAATTGAATTCAGTTCAGCATATTCGAGAAAATGCGGCATTGGGCAAGGTTCGAAACCTGATTGAGGCGGCTGAGGCCGAACTTATCGCTGGCCATGGTCAGTTCGAAATGCAAGCCGTTGCCAAGCGCGCACACGTATCGGTTGGGCTCGCCTATCACCACTTCGGATCAAAAGCGGGATTGATTGCTGCTGTCGTTGAGGCTTTCTATCAGCGGCTCGACGAAGCGGTTTTTTCAAATATCAAATGGCCCAGCGAGTCCTGGGCAGAAAGAGAGCGCGGCCGGATTGGCGCGTATATCGCGTTTCACTATGCCGATCCTTTCGCCCTGCTTGTGATCGGCAGCATGAGCCGGGCGCCTGAAGTGCTCGACGTCGAGAAGGCGTTCACCGACCGGCAACTGGCTGCGGGAGCGCGGATGCTCGACGAGGCCCGGCGGCTCGGAGTTATTTCCGATGATGCCGACCCTCATCTCACCATCGCAATGATGATCGGTGGAATTCGGCAGGCTGTGGTCGGTGCCTTGATGCAGGATCCAAGGCCCGATCCCGAAAATCTGACGAATGATATCTGGGCGTTTATGTCCGCAGCGTTGCGTTTAACCAAAGGAAAGTCGAGTGTTTGA
- a CDS encoding LysR family transcriptional regulator — MLNERDLRYFIGIVEHGNVHRAAESLHITQPALSKCIRRMEDLLQAPLFERHGRSLVLTDVGRQLASRAQHIVRGMDEVYKETLDYAHGMKGHIRIGAAATVAEFMMPEVLRMTNEHMPDVTLEISVGMSDVLREALLKDNLDLVLGPTSNSEDFDCQPIVEDRVVVVASKDHPLVGQSVDVAQLCGYQWVLAARPVKTREWIDAVFSSRSLPPPRAKIEVNTLVQLPQLIYQSSLLSFVSHRNLEKPEVAEKISEIDVPSATLNRHFGILTRKASYLPQACKKLCQFLVEHGKDI; from the coding sequence ATGCTCAACGAACGCGATTTGCGGTACTTCATCGGGATCGTCGAACATGGAAATGTGCATCGCGCCGCTGAAAGCCTACACATCACCCAGCCGGCGCTTTCGAAGTGTATCAGGCGCATGGAAGATTTGTTGCAAGCGCCCCTATTCGAGCGGCATGGCCGCTCACTGGTTTTAACCGACGTAGGTCGCCAGCTTGCCAGTCGTGCGCAGCATATCGTGCGCGGCATGGATGAGGTGTATAAGGAAACACTGGATTACGCCCACGGAATGAAGGGGCATATCCGAATTGGCGCCGCCGCAACTGTTGCCGAATTCATGATGCCCGAGGTCTTGCGAATGACCAACGAGCACATGCCCGACGTGACCCTCGAGATCAGCGTGGGCATGAGCGATGTTCTGCGCGAAGCGCTCCTTAAGGATAATCTCGATTTGGTCCTTGGGCCAACGAGCAATAGTGAAGATTTCGACTGCCAGCCGATCGTTGAAGACCGGGTCGTTGTGGTTGCCAGCAAGGATCATCCGCTTGTCGGGCAGTCTGTCGATGTGGCGCAGTTGTGCGGGTATCAATGGGTTCTTGCTGCCCGGCCAGTAAAGACTCGAGAATGGATAGACGCCGTATTCAGTTCACGAAGTCTTCCACCGCCCAGGGCCAAGATCGAAGTCAATACACTGGTCCAGCTTCCCCAACTCATCTACCAGTCGAGCCTGCTTAGTTTCGTTTCACACCGCAATCTCGAAAAGCCAGAGGTGGCGGAAAAAATCAGTGAAATCGATGTCCCATCCGCAACGCTGAATCGACATTTTGGTATTCTCACACGCAAAGCGAGCTACTTGCCGCAAGCGTGCAAAAAACTATGCCAATTCCTCGTAGAGCATGGCAAAGATATATAG
- a CDS encoding copper chaperone PCu(A)C translates to MTSLRALSAAFLALAVSISPAVGHDFQTGSITIDHPWSRATPPIAPVAGGYLTLTNNGGMADRLVSISSPLSERAEIHESTVSNGVASMRPVQNGVEIEVGETVELQPGGMHIMFMKPSRPLKEGERFAAKLTFEQAGTVEVEFVVQGMGAGPATTSEHDGHGEPEQ, encoded by the coding sequence ATGACAAGTTTGCGAGCCCTATCCGCAGCCTTCCTTGCCCTTGCAGTATCGATCTCTCCTGCTGTGGGACACGACTTCCAGACTGGTTCGATCACCATCGATCATCCGTGGTCACGCGCGACTCCGCCGATCGCCCCGGTAGCCGGCGGCTATCTGACGCTGACGAATAATGGCGGTATGGCCGACCGTCTGGTTTCGATCTCATCGCCCCTGTCAGAACGGGCGGAGATCCACGAGTCGACCGTAAGCAATGGGGTTGCCAGCATGAGGCCAGTGCAAAATGGCGTCGAGATCGAGGTTGGCGAAACGGTCGAGCTTCAGCCTGGCGGTATGCACATCATGTTCATGAAGCCATCGCGTCCTTTAAAGGAAGGGGAACGGTTTGCCGCGAAGCTCACATTCGAGCAAGCCGGAACCGTCGAGGTCGAGTTTGTCGTGCAGGGTATGGGTGCAGGTCCGGCAACAACGAGCGAGCATGACGGGCACGGGGAGCCAGAGCAATGA
- the lspA gene encoding signal peptidase II, with amino-acid sequence MLRLGLPIAFGGFFFDQATKWWVLNHAMNPPQVIPVTGFFNLVLGFNTGVSFGLFGQAPAWTLVAFTLTIVAGLLVWIKRTDSRLTACALGLIVGGALGNLLDRLRQGAVTDFLDFYVGSYHWPTFNVADVAIVCGVGLLLVESVLARGEAKTT; translated from the coding sequence ATGCTCAGGCTCGGCCTTCCCATTGCCTTTGGCGGATTTTTCTTCGATCAGGCGACGAAGTGGTGGGTGCTGAACCATGCTATGAATCCGCCTCAGGTCATCCCCGTTACCGGCTTCTTCAATCTGGTGCTCGGCTTCAATACCGGCGTGAGCTTCGGATTGTTCGGCCAGGCTCCGGCTTGGACCCTGGTAGCGTTCACGCTTACCATAGTTGCGGGGCTCCTGGTCTGGATCAAGCGAACCGACAGCAGACTAACGGCCTGCGCCCTTGGGCTCATCGTCGGAGGTGCGCTCGGCAATCTGCTCGATCGGCTGCGCCAGGGTGCCGTGACGGATTTTCTGGATTTTTACGTTGGCAGCTATCATTGGCCCACCTTTAACGTTGCCGACGTAGCGATTGTTTGCGGGGTAGGGCTTTTGCTCGTGGAGAGCGTTCTGGCACGAGGTGAAGCAAAAACTACATGA
- a CDS encoding tripartite tricarboxylate transporter substrate binding protein, which translates to MNMNNTPKVVVAAVAALTVAALALPATAQDYPNAPIRLIVPYAAGGGTDLSARLLQEPLGDALDTSIVVENRAGGAGWVGWAALAAAEPDGYTIGYINLPNLIVGYLNPDAGRTETWEDFDFLTNHVVDAGVIAIRANDERFSDLESLVEYAKENPTSSTSSGVGSATHFAGLQMNARLDTNFEFVHSGGTGDSIPAVLGGHVDVLIAGIADAVSSFDSGELLPIGVFGPERVSLLPDVPTVTEVTDVEFDRLLRRAIAVPNGVPEDVRAELVDALIAAQTTPEHIENLEQVGLQADDLSGDELDQMVANSEAEIIELLPELGWR; encoded by the coding sequence ATGAACATGAACAACACACCCAAAGTCGTAGTGGCCGCAGTGGCTGCGCTGACGGTCGCGGCTCTGGCCTTGCCGGCCACGGCGCAAGACTATCCCAACGCTCCGATTCGGTTGATTGTGCCGTATGCCGCCGGCGGCGGCACGGACCTATCTGCCCGTCTGCTTCAGGAGCCACTTGGAGACGCACTGGATACTTCGATTGTTGTCGAAAATCGTGCGGGTGGAGCAGGTTGGGTCGGCTGGGCAGCACTTGCAGCAGCCGAGCCCGATGGCTACACGATCGGCTACATCAACTTGCCCAACCTCATCGTCGGATATCTCAATCCTGATGCGGGGCGTACCGAAACGTGGGAGGATTTTGATTTCCTCACCAACCACGTGGTCGATGCCGGCGTGATTGCAATCCGAGCCAACGACGAGCGGTTCTCCGATCTGGAGAGTTTGGTCGAATATGCGAAGGAAAATCCGACCTCTTCGACAAGCAGCGGCGTTGGTTCGGCCACTCATTTCGCCGGCCTGCAAATGAACGCGCGGCTCGACACTAACTTTGAATTTGTCCACTCAGGTGGCACCGGAGATTCTATTCCAGCGGTGCTTGGAGGTCATGTCGATGTTCTGATCGCCGGTATCGCGGATGCGGTAAGTTCGTTTGACAGCGGTGAATTGCTTCCCATCGGCGTGTTCGGTCCCGAACGCGTGTCGCTACTCCCCGATGTGCCTACCGTCACCGAAGTTACGGATGTCGAGTTCGATCGTTTGCTCCGGCGCGCGATTGCCGTGCCAAACGGGGTGCCTGAAGATGTTCGCGCAGAACTTGTCGATGCATTGATCGCGGCGCAGACCACGCCAGAGCACATTGAGAACCTTGAACAGGTTGGCCTGCAAGCAGACGACCTGTCAGGCGATGAGCTGGATCAAATGGTGGCCAATTCAGAAGCCGAGATTATTGAGCTCCTGCCAGAATTGGGTTGGAGATAA